From uncultured Roseateles sp., the proteins below share one genomic window:
- a CDS encoding class I SAM-dependent methyltransferase, which translates to MDNDDTWLQAWLPLMSECSAGRPVLELGCGSGRDTATLLAHGLDVVALDLSADAVAEARLRAPAARIHCQDLQAPFPPEAEGCAVALASLSLHYFSWPDTLALARRIHQWLPPGGLLVCRLNSTRDVHYGAVGHPEIASHYYRVDGFPKRFFDAGDVALMFAEGWSTLSCNEGVIGRYEHPKWAWELVLRRV; encoded by the coding sequence ATGGACAACGACGATACCTGGCTGCAAGCCTGGCTGCCCCTGATGAGCGAATGCAGCGCCGGCCGGCCGGTGCTGGAACTGGGCTGCGGCAGCGGCCGCGACACCGCCACGCTGCTGGCTCATGGCCTGGACGTGGTGGCGCTTGATCTTTCGGCAGACGCCGTTGCCGAGGCGCGCCTCAGGGCCCCGGCTGCCCGCATCCATTGCCAGGACTTGCAAGCCCCCTTCCCGCCCGAGGCCGAGGGCTGCGCGGTAGCGCTGGCCTCGCTGAGCCTGCACTACTTCAGCTGGCCCGATACCCTGGCCCTGGCCCGGCGCATCCACCAGTGGCTGCCGCCGGGCGGCCTGCTGGTGTGCCGGCTCAACTCGACCCGCGATGTGCACTATGGCGCGGTCGGCCACCCCGAGATCGCGTCCCACTACTATCGGGTTGACGGCTTCCCCAAGCGGTTTTTCGATGCCGGCGACGTGGCGCTGATGTTTGCCGAAGGCTGGTCGACGCTGAGCTGCAACGAGGGAGTGATAGGCCGCTACGAGCATCCGAAGTGGGCCTGGGAGCTGGTGCTGCGGCGCGTGTGA
- a CDS encoding cytochrome P450: MEASTQELRPAQTAPALRRFDDLPGPRGLPFFGNALQVETPRFHQQLEAWAREFGPFFKLQLMKRQVMVVGDHEAVATVLRDRPDGFRRTTRLQEIWTEMGLPVGVFGAHGEVWKRQRRMVMAGFDPAHVKRYLPAMQRVGEQLVARWNRAADAGAAIDLQADLMRFTVDTIAGLAFGAEVNTLESDEDVIQRHLDKLFPALFKRIFSPVPTWRIVRSPADRRLDRSIVEINAAVAGFISQARMRLQADPGLRERPNNLLEAMLVAADQEGSGIDDDQVAGNVLTMLLAGEDTTANTLAWMIHLLWQHPEALARATEEVRRVGGDSLRPSQEQLAQLDYLEACAHETMRLKPVAPMLPLQSLHEVQIGDVSVPAHTVVISLLRRDSVSDTHLPRAAAFEPERWLGEGGPGAMASSAKRLSMPFGAGPRICPGRYLALLEMKMVMFCLLSRFEIAGVDTADGQPPAEHLALTMAPLGLRMRLRRR; the protein is encoded by the coding sequence ATGGAAGCCAGCACACAAGAGCTTCGCCCCGCGCAGACAGCTCCCGCCTTGCGGCGCTTTGACGATCTGCCCGGCCCGCGCGGCCTGCCCTTTTTCGGCAATGCGCTGCAGGTCGAGACGCCGCGCTTCCACCAGCAGCTAGAGGCCTGGGCGCGGGAGTTCGGCCCCTTCTTCAAGCTGCAGCTGATGAAGCGCCAGGTGATGGTGGTGGGCGACCACGAGGCGGTGGCCACGGTGCTGCGCGACCGGCCCGACGGCTTTCGCCGCACCACCCGGCTGCAGGAAATCTGGACCGAGATGGGCCTGCCGGTGGGCGTGTTCGGCGCCCATGGCGAGGTCTGGAAGCGCCAGCGCCGCATGGTCATGGCCGGCTTTGACCCGGCCCATGTGAAGCGCTACCTGCCGGCGATGCAACGCGTTGGCGAGCAACTGGTGGCGCGCTGGAACCGGGCCGCCGACGCCGGTGCGGCGATCGATCTGCAAGCCGACCTGATGCGCTTCACCGTCGACACCATCGCTGGCCTGGCCTTCGGCGCCGAGGTCAACACGCTGGAGTCCGACGAGGACGTGATCCAGCGCCATCTGGACAAGCTCTTTCCCGCGCTGTTCAAGCGCATCTTCTCGCCGGTGCCGACCTGGCGCATCGTGCGCAGCCCGGCCGACCGCCGGCTGGACCGCAGCATCGTCGAGATCAATGCGGCGGTGGCCGGCTTCATCAGCCAGGCCCGCATGCGCCTGCAGGCCGACCCGGGCCTGCGCGAGCGGCCCAACAACCTGCTCGAGGCGATGCTGGTGGCCGCCGACCAGGAGGGCAGCGGCATCGACGACGACCAGGTCGCCGGCAATGTGCTGACCATGCTCTTGGCCGGCGAGGACACCACGGCCAACACCCTGGCCTGGATGATTCACCTGCTGTGGCAGCACCCCGAGGCGCTGGCCCGTGCCACCGAGGAGGTGCGGCGCGTCGGGGGCGACAGCCTGCGCCCGAGCCAGGAGCAGCTGGCCCAGCTGGACTATCTGGAGGCCTGCGCCCACGAGACCATGCGGCTCAAGCCGGTGGCGCCCATGCTGCCGCTGCAGTCGCTGCACGAGGTGCAGATCGGCGATGTGAGTGTGCCTGCCCACACGGTGGTGATCAGCCTGCTGCGCCGAGACAGCGTCAGCGACACCCACCTGCCCCGTGCCGCCGCCTTCGAGCCCGAGCGCTGGCTCGGCGAAGGCGGGCCGGGCGCCATGGCCAGCTCGGCCAAGCGCCTGTCCATGCCCTTTGGCGCCGGCCCTCGCATCTGCCCGGGGCGCTACCTGGCCCTGCTGGAAATGAAGATGGTGATGTTCTGCCTGTTGAGCCGTTTCGAGATTGCGGGCGTCGATACCGCCGATGGCCAGCCGCCGGCCGAGCATCTGGCCCTGACGATGGCGCCGCTGGGGCTGAGGATGCGCCTGCGCCGGCGTTGA
- a CDS encoding succinylglutamate desuccinylase/aspartoacylase family protein — protein MTTPAPAFEVLPRDLSPYKAGNVGIDYVHRFESGKPGPHVLINALTHGNEFCGMVAAAYLLDNAVRPKIGTLTVSFANVQAYESFNTDKPFDSRQIDHNLNRIWSAEWLDGGEDSIELRRARALRPVVAAADHILDIHSTSQDVVPFWVYPDYGRNAALAGALSQPAVHLVMPSGMQSGTPLIQHGRHGQADGLGAALVVECGQHFKQSSADTAVAVTLEFLAHFGLIDQPSDRPKATPAAARRYALLKTHVVQNADFRFARPVVGLEVFAEGELIATDGDTEIRALCEGCTIFMPTRSPIVGREGVYLTRPLG, from the coding sequence ATGACGACACCTGCCCCCGCCTTCGAAGTCCTGCCCCGCGATCTGTCGCCCTACAAGGCCGGCAATGTCGGCATCGACTATGTGCACCGCTTCGAGTCCGGCAAGCCCGGGCCGCACGTGCTGATCAATGCGCTGACCCATGGCAACGAGTTCTGCGGCATGGTGGCCGCGGCCTATCTGCTGGACAACGCGGTGCGGCCCAAGATCGGCACGCTGACGGTCAGCTTTGCCAACGTGCAGGCTTACGAGAGCTTCAACACCGACAAGCCCTTCGACAGCCGCCAGATCGACCACAACCTGAACCGCATCTGGTCGGCCGAATGGCTGGACGGCGGCGAGGACAGCATCGAGCTGCGGCGCGCCCGCGCCTTGCGCCCGGTGGTGGCCGCGGCCGATCACATCCTGGACATCCACTCGACCTCGCAGGATGTCGTGCCCTTCTGGGTCTATCCCGACTACGGCCGCAATGCCGCGCTGGCCGGCGCGCTGTCGCAGCCGGCCGTGCACCTGGTGATGCCCAGCGGCATGCAGTCCGGCACACCGCTGATTCAGCATGGGCGGCACGGCCAGGCCGATGGCCTCGGCGCGGCCCTGGTGGTCGAATGCGGCCAGCATTTCAAGCAGTCCAGCGCCGACACGGCGGTGGCCGTGACCCTGGAGTTCCTGGCCCACTTCGGGTTGATTGATCAACCCAGTGATCGCCCGAAAGCCACACCGGCCGCAGCGCGCCGCTACGCGCTGCTGAAGACCCATGTGGTGCAGAACGCCGACTTCCGCTTTGCCCGCCCGGTGGTGGGCCTGGAGGTGTTCGCCGAGGGCGAGCTGATCGCCACCGATGGTGATACCGAGATCCGCGCGCTGTGCGAGGGCTGCACCATCTTCATGCCCACGCGCAGCCCCATCGTCGGCCGCGAGGGCGTGTATCTGACCCGGCCGCTGGGCTGA
- a CDS encoding PEP-CTERM sorting domain-containing protein, translating to MQHLKTIALAAIALIASSANATNLIANGDFETPGVAGYAAFGSDYIKGGNAYDPSVVNIGSNPIDFHGGWASFNALSGSGMLIVNGGTDGAHNIVWSQTVNLTAGTYDFSGSAASTYGGNPSKLQAVVNVLGNDYLLGSAVQLGSTTGQWQTLSGQVTVPFNVSVQVKLLNLSTDYSGNDFALDAISLTAAVPEPGTYALMLAGLGAVGFVARRRQRN from the coding sequence ATGCAGCACCTGAAGACCATCGCACTGGCCGCAATCGCCTTGATCGCCAGCAGCGCCAACGCCACCAACCTGATCGCCAACGGCGACTTCGAGACCCCTGGCGTGGCCGGTTATGCGGCCTTCGGTTCCGACTACATCAAGGGCGGCAACGCCTACGACCCGAGCGTGGTCAATATCGGCAGCAACCCCATCGACTTCCACGGCGGCTGGGCCAGCTTCAATGCGCTCAGCGGCAGCGGCATGCTGATCGTCAATGGCGGCACCGACGGTGCCCACAACATCGTCTGGTCGCAGACGGTGAACCTGACGGCCGGCACCTATGACTTCAGCGGCTCGGCCGCCAGCACCTATGGCGGCAACCCGTCCAAGCTGCAGGCCGTGGTCAATGTGCTGGGCAATGACTACCTGCTGGGCAGCGCTGTGCAGCTGGGCAGCACGACCGGCCAGTGGCAGACCTTGAGCGGCCAGGTCACCGTGCCCTTCAACGTCAGCGTGCAAGTCAAGCTGCTGAATCTGAGCACCGACTACAGCGGCAATGACTTCGCGCTGGATGCGATCTCGCTGACCGCCGCCGTGCCGGAACCCGGGACCTATGCCCTGATGCTGGCCGGTCTGGGCGCTGTCGGCTTCGTGGCGCGCCGCCGCCAGCGCAACTGA
- the alkB gene encoding DNA oxidative demethylase AlkB: protein MTVDLFADQPRSPSRLTLADGAWVLQAFAQDLQQALLDEIKALLAQAPLRHLLTPSGHTMSVAMSNCGALGWVSDARGYRYDAADPLSGKSWPSMPPLFERLALEAAAAAGFEGFVPDACLINHYVPGAKLSLHQDRDERDRRQPIVSVSLGLPAVFQFGGLTRSGPLQRTRLESGDVVVWGGPSRLAYHGVAALAEGEHGLTGRCRYNLTFRKAG from the coding sequence ATGACGGTCGATCTGTTCGCCGACCAGCCCCGCAGCCCCTCGCGGCTGACCCTGGCCGATGGCGCCTGGGTGCTGCAGGCCTTTGCGCAAGACCTGCAGCAGGCCCTGCTGGACGAGATCAAAGCCTTGCTGGCCCAGGCCCCGCTGCGCCATCTGCTCACGCCCAGCGGCCACACGATGTCGGTGGCGATGAGCAATTGCGGCGCCCTGGGCTGGGTGTCGGACGCCCGCGGCTACCGCTACGACGCCGCCGATCCGCTCAGCGGCAAGTCCTGGCCCTCGATGCCGCCGCTGTTCGAGCGGCTCGCCCTCGAAGCCGCCGCGGCGGCCGGCTTCGAGGGCTTCGTGCCCGACGCCTGCCTGATCAACCACTATGTGCCCGGCGCGAAGCTGAGCCTGCACCAGGACCGCGACGAGCGCGACCGGCGCCAGCCCATCGTCTCGGTGTCGCTGGGCCTGCCGGCGGTGTTCCAGTTCGGCGGCCTCACGCGCAGCGGGCCGCTGCAGCGCACCCGGCTGGAAAGCGGGGACGTGGTGGTGTGGGGCGGGCCCTCGCGGCTGGCCTATCACGGCGTGGCGGCATTGGCCGAGGGCGAGCATGGGCTGACCGGCCGCTGTCGCTACAACCTGACGTTTCGCAAGGCCGGTTGA
- a CDS encoding DUF4148 domain-containing protein, whose product MTSLNTFSRSTVQFVLTATLAVLGSLTLSQSALADDAGKTRSAVQAELAQARADGTVARLASDTEMAPPVQAFGGRSRADVIAELVRARAEGMMASNNEADPFTTQNLAAARAENAARQEAKAGKTSR is encoded by the coding sequence ATGACTTCCCTGAACACCTTCTCCCGCAGCACCGTGCAATTCGTCCTCACCGCCACGCTGGCCGTGCTGGGCAGCCTGACCCTGAGCCAATCGGCCCTGGCCGACGACGCCGGCAAGACCCGCAGTGCCGTGCAGGCCGAACTGGCCCAGGCCCGCGCCGATGGCACGGTCGCCAGGCTGGCCAGCGACACCGAGATGGCGCCGCCGGTGCAGGCCTTTGGCGGCCGCTCGCGTGCCGATGTGATTGCCGAGCTGGTGCGCGCCCGCGCCGAGGGCATGATGGCCAGCAACAACGAGGCTGACCCGTTCACCACGCAGAACCTCGCCGCCGCGCGGGCCGAGAACGCCGCACGCCAGGAAGCCAAGGCCGGCAAGACCAGCCGTTGA
- the fdhF gene encoding formate dehydrogenase subunit alpha: protein MSGVTIAIDGLQVEAEPGETLLSVAQRHGHAIPHLCHMDGLTPAGNCRACVVEIEGERALAASCCRTVKAGQKIHLQTARVQRSQKMVLELLMANQPQTPHTRASELTQWCDALSVTGSRFAARPQPAPDRSHPAISVQLDACIQCMRCVRACRDEQVNDVLGIAGWGAETRISFDADDALGASSCVACGECVQACPTGALTPANGAALQVADAVVASVCAYCGVGCQLDYRVKDNKIIEAVGRDGPANHGRLCVKGRYGYDYVQSAERLTVPLMRREGVAKDPADIALVRQGLKPLSDLFREASWDEALDFAAAGLRQLRDSHALGADSPLAGFGSAKGSNEEAYLFQKLVRQGFGTNNVDHCTRLCHASSVAALLEGIGSGSVSNPVADVAQAEVILLIGANPSSNHPVAASFIKNAVKAGSTLIVADPRRAPMARFARWHLAFRPDSDVALLNGMLHTIIKEGLTDPAFIAARVNGFEALKASVAECTPERMSEICGIAPDVIREVARCYAMARSAMILWGMGISQHVHGTDNARCLIALAMITGQIGRPGTGLHPLRGQNNVQGASDAGLIPMMLPNYQRVASTQVREQFEALWAVPLSATPGLTVVEIMHAASEGRIKGMFVEGENPAMSDPDLDHARRALAGLQHLVVQDIFATETALLADVILPASAHAEKWGSYTNTDRLIQLGRPAITPPGDARQDLWIIEQLGRRLGLPWAYWRNTGTDADGEGHVAAEAPTARVYEEMRQTMAPLAGVPWSRLQRESAVTTPAAREDEPGERVVFHDHFPLPDGRSLLVPATFTPGPEQPDTQYPLVLTTGRVLEHWHTGAMTRRATALEALAPAPQINIHPEDAAGLHLHDGQTVDLRSRHGQVQAQVQLSREVQPGQVFLPFCYWEAAANLLTGDALDAVGKIPGFKVTAVRVEALPI, encoded by the coding sequence ATGAGCGGCGTCACGATAGCGATTGACGGCCTGCAGGTCGAGGCCGAGCCAGGCGAAACCCTGCTCAGCGTCGCCCAGCGCCACGGCCATGCAATCCCCCATCTCTGCCATATGGACGGGCTGACGCCGGCCGGCAACTGCCGCGCCTGCGTGGTCGAGATCGAGGGCGAGCGGGCCCTGGCCGCCTCCTGCTGCCGCACCGTCAAGGCCGGCCAGAAAATCCATCTGCAGACCGCCCGCGTGCAACGCTCGCAGAAGATGGTGCTGGAGCTGCTGATGGCCAACCAGCCGCAGACGCCGCACACGCGAGCGTCCGAGCTGACACAGTGGTGCGACGCCTTGAGCGTGACCGGTTCGCGCTTCGCGGCCCGGCCGCAGCCGGCGCCCGACCGCAGCCACCCGGCCATCAGCGTGCAGCTCGATGCCTGCATCCAGTGCATGCGCTGCGTGCGTGCCTGCCGCGACGAACAGGTCAATGATGTGCTGGGCATTGCCGGCTGGGGCGCCGAGACCCGCATCAGCTTCGATGCCGATGACGCGCTGGGTGCCAGCTCCTGCGTGGCCTGTGGCGAGTGTGTGCAGGCCTGCCCGACCGGTGCGCTGACGCCGGCCAATGGCGCGGCGCTGCAGGTGGCGGACGCGGTGGTGGCCTCGGTCTGTGCCTACTGCGGCGTCGGCTGCCAGCTCGACTACCGGGTCAAGGACAACAAGATCATCGAGGCAGTCGGACGCGATGGCCCGGCCAACCACGGCCGGCTGTGCGTCAAGGGCCGCTATGGCTATGACTATGTGCAGAGCGCCGAGCGCCTGACCGTGCCGCTGATGCGCCGCGAGGGCGTGGCCAAGGACCCGGCCGATATCGCGCTGGTGCGCCAGGGGCTCAAGCCGCTGAGCGACCTGTTCCGTGAAGCGAGCTGGGACGAGGCGCTGGACTTTGCCGCCGCCGGTCTGCGCCAGCTGCGCGACAGCCACGCACTGGGCGCCGACAGCCCGCTGGCGGGCTTCGGCTCGGCCAAGGGCAGCAACGAGGAGGCCTATCTGTTCCAGAAGCTGGTGCGCCAGGGCTTTGGTACCAATAACGTCGATCACTGCACGCGGCTGTGCCATGCCAGCTCGGTGGCGGCCCTGCTGGAGGGCATTGGTTCGGGCTCGGTCAGCAATCCGGTGGCCGACGTGGCCCAGGCCGAGGTGATTCTGCTGATCGGCGCCAACCCGAGCTCCAATCATCCGGTGGCGGCCAGCTTCATCAAGAACGCCGTCAAGGCCGGCAGCACCCTGATCGTGGCCGACCCGCGCCGTGCGCCGATGGCCCGTTTCGCACGCTGGCATCTGGCCTTCCGGCCGGACAGCGATGTTGCCCTGCTCAATGGCATGCTGCACACCATCATCAAGGAGGGTCTGACCGACCCGGCTTTCATCGCCGCCCGCGTCAACGGCTTCGAGGCCTTGAAGGCTTCGGTGGCCGAGTGCACGCCCGAGCGCATGAGCGAGATCTGCGGCATCGCGCCGGACGTGATTCGCGAGGTCGCGCGCTGCTATGCGATGGCCCGCAGCGCGATGATTCTGTGGGGCATGGGCATCAGCCAGCATGTGCATGGCACCGACAACGCCCGCTGTCTGATCGCGCTGGCGATGATCACCGGCCAGATCGGCCGGCCCGGCACCGGCCTGCATCCGCTGCGCGGCCAGAACAATGTGCAGGGGGCGTCCGACGCCGGCCTGATCCCCATGATGCTGCCCAACTACCAGCGTGTGGCCAGCACCCAGGTGCGCGAGCAGTTCGAGGCGCTGTGGGCCGTGCCGCTGAGCGCCACACCCGGCCTGACGGTGGTGGAAATCATGCACGCCGCCAGCGAGGGCCGCATCAAGGGCATGTTCGTCGAGGGCGAGAACCCGGCCATGTCGGACCCCGATCTGGACCATGCGCGCCGGGCCCTGGCCGGCCTGCAGCATCTGGTCGTGCAGGACATCTTCGCCACCGAGACGGCGCTGCTGGCCGACGTGATCTTGCCGGCCTCGGCCCATGCCGAGAAATGGGGCAGCTACACCAACACCGACCGGCTGATACAGCTGGGCCGGCCGGCGATCACGCCGCCAGGAGACGCGCGCCAGGACCTGTGGATCATCGAACAGCTGGGCCGCCGGCTGGGCCTGCCCTGGGCCTACTGGAGGAACACCGGGACGGATGCTGACGGTGAGGGCCATGTCGCCGCCGAGGCACCGACCGCCCGCGTCTACGAGGAGATGCGCCAGACCATGGCGCCGCTGGCCGGCGTGCCCTGGTCGCGGCTGCAGCGCGAGAGCGCCGTCACCACCCCGGCAGCGCGCGAGGACGAGCCGGGCGAGCGGGTCGTCTTCCACGACCATTTCCCGCTGCCCGATGGCCGTTCGCTGCTGGTGCCCGCCACCTTCACGCCCGGCCCGGAGCAGCCCGACACCCAGTACCCGCTGGTGCTGACCACCGGCCGCGTGCTGGAGCACTGGCACACCGGCGCGATGACACGCCGTGCCACGGCGCTGGAGGCGCTGGCGCCGGCGCCGCAGATCAATATCCACCCCGAGGATGCCGCCGGCCTGCACCTGCACGACGGCCAGACGGTGGACCTGCGCTCGCGCCATGGCCAGGTGCAGGCCCAGGTCCAGCTGTCGCGCGAGGTGCAGCCGGGCCAGGTCTTCCTGCCCTTCTGCTACTGGGAGGCGGCGGCCAATCTGCTGACCGGCGACGCGCTCGATGCGGTCGGCAAGATCCCTGGCTTCAAGGTCACGGCGGTGCGGGTGGAGGCATTGCCGATCTGA
- a CDS encoding antibiotic biosynthesis monooxygenase, which produces MILEIANIHIAPGQQAAFEEAIQRAVSTVISNAKGFKGYKINHGIESPELYVLMVFWETLENHTVDFREGPLFPQWRAIIGPFFASPPHVEHFSLVAKS; this is translated from the coding sequence ATGATTCTCGAGATCGCCAACATCCACATCGCCCCCGGCCAGCAGGCCGCGTTTGAAGAGGCGATCCAGCGTGCCGTCAGCACGGTGATCTCCAACGCCAAGGGCTTCAAGGGCTACAAGATCAACCACGGCATCGAGAGCCCCGAGCTCTATGTGCTGATGGTGTTCTGGGAGACGCTGGAGAATCACACCGTGGACTTCCGCGAAGGTCCGCTGTTCCCGCAGTGGCGCGCCATCATCGGCCCCTTCTTCGCCAGCCCGCCGCACGTCGAGCATTTCAGCCTGGTGGCGAAGTCCTGA
- a CDS encoding glutamine synthetase family protein produces the protein MSGTILPADLKARFERQGIAQVECIYPDVSGYPRGKLMPADSFATGTELRIAQAIAMQAITGEYSYDPIFADADPDVRLAPDYATVKPVPWAARPRALAIHDCLELDGRHCAFAPRSVLKGVLARYAALGLSPVVAPELEFYLTAPMTDPTAPFAAPVTRGGRAEAGQSAFSLNMLNELAPFWDEFQQALLTLGVRADTWIHEVGLTQYEINLLHGDAVEVADQAFLFKYAAKEVALKHGLNAVFMAKPIEGQAGSSMHLHQSLVDAEGRNVFCNADGSDSALFGQYVAGLQTYLPDLMLVLAPHVNSYRRFVRNSQAPMNLQWGADNRTTGLRVPLSGPAARRIENRVAGADANPYLAIAASLAAGLAGIEEGLTPSAQVVGNAYDQATVHRLPLSFGLALAQMQASASARRLLGDDFVQAYTAVKSLEFDSYEREVSAWERRYLTAQA, from the coding sequence ATGAGCGGCACCATTCTCCCGGCCGATCTGAAGGCACGTTTCGAGCGGCAGGGCATTGCTCAGGTCGAGTGCATCTACCCTGATGTGTCGGGCTATCCGCGCGGCAAGCTGATGCCGGCCGACAGCTTTGCCACCGGCACCGAGCTGCGCATCGCTCAGGCGATCGCCATGCAGGCCATCACCGGCGAGTATTCCTACGACCCCATCTTTGCCGACGCCGACCCCGATGTGCGCCTGGCTCCCGACTACGCCACCGTCAAGCCCGTGCCCTGGGCTGCCCGGCCGCGCGCGCTGGCCATCCACGACTGCCTGGAGCTGGACGGGCGCCACTGCGCCTTCGCGCCACGCTCCGTACTGAAGGGGGTGCTGGCGCGCTACGCGGCGCTGGGCCTGAGCCCGGTGGTGGCGCCCGAGCTCGAGTTCTATCTGACCGCGCCGATGACCGACCCCACGGCGCCCTTTGCCGCGCCGGTGACGCGCGGGGGCCGCGCCGAGGCCGGCCAGTCGGCCTTCAGCCTGAACATGCTCAACGAGCTGGCGCCGTTCTGGGACGAATTCCAGCAGGCCCTGCTGACCCTGGGCGTGCGCGCCGACACCTGGATACACGAGGTCGGGCTGACGCAGTACGAGATCAATCTGCTGCACGGCGATGCCGTCGAGGTGGCCGACCAGGCCTTTCTGTTCAAGTACGCAGCCAAGGAGGTTGCGCTCAAGCATGGGCTCAACGCCGTCTTCATGGCCAAGCCGATCGAAGGCCAGGCCGGCAGCTCCATGCACCTGCACCAGAGCCTGGTCGATGCCGAGGGCCGCAATGTGTTCTGCAATGCGGACGGCAGCGACAGCGCCCTCTTCGGTCAGTATGTGGCCGGCCTGCAGACCTATCTGCCCGACCTGATGCTGGTGCTGGCGCCGCACGTCAACTCCTACCGCCGCTTTGTGCGCAACAGCCAGGCGCCGATGAATCTGCAATGGGGCGCGGACAACCGCACCACCGGCCTGCGCGTGCCGCTCAGCGGCCCGGCGGCACGGCGCATCGAGAACCGCGTGGCCGGCGCCGATGCCAACCCGTATCTGGCCATTGCCGCCTCGCTGGCGGCCGGGCTGGCGGGTATCGAGGAAGGCTTGACGCCAAGCGCCCAGGTGGTGGGCAATGCCTATGACCAGGCCACCGTGCACCGTCTGCCGCTGAGCTTCGGTCTGGCGCTGGCGCAGATGCAGGCCAGCGCATCGGCGCGCCGGCTGCTGGGCGACGACTTCGTGCAGGCCTACACGGCCGTCAAATCGCTGGAGTTCGACAGCTACGAGCGCGAGGTCAGCGCCTGGGAGCGGCGCTACCTGACGGCGCAGGCCTGA
- a CDS encoding DUF6515 family protein yields the protein MMKSKFSQFKPAALLAAVLMGLAGPAAQAQERHGGYVGPQRGAEFRSPHWQLDHRYHHDHYYPARGYVSIGLPPGAISIGYGGGSYFFHGGVWFSPFGARYRVVAPPFGIVVPLLPPAYTPLWIDSTRYYYANGTYYTAATEGGYVVVAPPPGAEQARPLPPLPEPKPAPEPIIYPRSGQSTQQTETDRQECNRWATTQPAAQADASVFQRAVAACMDGRGYTVR from the coding sequence ATGATGAAGTCCAAGTTCTCGCAGTTCAAACCCGCGGCCCTGCTTGCCGCCGTCCTGATGGGGCTGGCCGGCCCGGCGGCGCAGGCCCAGGAGCGCCATGGCGGCTATGTGGGCCCGCAGCGCGGCGCCGAGTTCCGCTCGCCCCACTGGCAGCTGGACCACCGCTACCACCACGACCACTACTATCCAGCCCGCGGCTATGTGTCCATCGGTCTGCCGCCGGGCGCCATCAGCATTGGCTACGGCGGCGGCAGCTACTTCTTCCACGGCGGTGTCTGGTTCAGCCCCTTCGGCGCACGCTACCGGGTGGTGGCGCCCCCCTTCGGCATCGTCGTGCCGTTGCTGCCCCCGGCCTACACGCCGCTGTGGATAGACAGCACCCGCTACTACTACGCCAACGGCACCTACTACACCGCCGCCACCGAGGGTGGCTATGTGGTGGTGGCGCCACCGCCCGGCGCCGAGCAGGCCAGGCCGCTGCCGCCGCTGCCCGAACCCAAGCCGGCGCCCGAGCCCATCATCTACCCGCGCTCCGGTCAGAGTACCCAGCAGACCGAGACCGACCGCCAGGAATGCAACCGCTGGGCCACCACCCAGCCCGCAGCCCAGGCCGATGCCAGCGTGTTCCAGCGCGCGGTGGCGGCCTGCATGGATGGCCGCGGCTACACGGTGCGCTGA